The Microbacterium luteum genome includes a region encoding these proteins:
- a CDS encoding aldo/keto reductase has translation MSDDSRFRPDIPDLHRPYTAAPERYDRRGYRQVGASGLYLPAISLGLWWNFGDNIPLDNQRELLRHAFDRGITHFDLANNYGPPYGSAEKNFGRIFAEDLRPYRDELIISSKAGWDMWPGPYGDYGSRKYILASAEQSLRRMGLDYVDIFYSHRADPVTPVAETIAALDTLVRQGKALYVGISSYSAERTVEAAAVARSLGTPLVIHQPSYSMLNRWVEDGLTRALTQEGMGAIAFTPLAQGLLTDKYLGDGTADRAQQRSSLPGGALSEDGIATLRGLNVIATERGQSLAQMALQWVLRDRVVASALIGASRTSQLDENLAALDGPAFTMEEIEQIDTLAGGIDVDLWADSAKL, from the coding sequence ATGAGCGACGATTCCCGCTTCCGCCCCGACATCCCCGACCTCCACCGTCCGTACACGGCGGCGCCGGAGCGCTACGACAGACGCGGGTACCGCCAGGTCGGGGCATCGGGTCTGTACCTGCCGGCCATCTCGCTCGGACTCTGGTGGAACTTCGGGGACAACATCCCCCTCGACAACCAGCGGGAGCTGCTGCGTCACGCCTTCGATCGCGGTATCACGCACTTCGATCTGGCGAACAACTACGGGCCTCCCTACGGCTCCGCGGAGAAGAACTTCGGGCGCATCTTCGCCGAAGACCTCCGCCCGTACCGCGACGAACTCATCATCTCGTCGAAGGCCGGATGGGACATGTGGCCCGGTCCCTATGGCGACTACGGTTCGCGAAAGTACATCCTCGCCAGTGCCGAGCAGTCGCTGCGGCGCATGGGACTGGACTACGTCGACATCTTCTACTCCCACCGAGCCGACCCCGTGACGCCGGTGGCCGAGACGATCGCGGCGCTGGACACCCTCGTCCGCCAGGGCAAGGCGCTCTACGTGGGCATCTCGTCGTACAGCGCCGAGCGCACCGTCGAGGCCGCGGCGGTCGCGCGCTCGCTCGGGACCCCGCTGGTGATCCACCAGCCGTCCTACTCCATGCTCAACCGATGGGTCGAAGACGGCCTCACCAGGGCGCTGACCCAGGAGGGCATGGGTGCGATCGCCTTCACCCCGCTCGCGCAGGGGCTCCTCACCGACAAGTACCTCGGCGACGGCACCGCGGATCGCGCGCAGCAGCGATCGTCGCTGCCGGGCGGGGCGCTGTCGGAGGACGGGATCGCGACGCTGCGAGGTCTCAACGTGATCGCGACCGAGCGTGGTCAGTCGCTCGCGCAGATGGCCCTGCAGTGGGTGCTGCGCGATCGCGTGGTCGCGTCGGCCCTCATCGGCGCTTCGCGCACCTCGCAGCTCGATGAGAACCTCGCCGCCCTCGACGGTCCCGCCTTCACAATGGAGGAGATCGAGCAGATCGACACCCTCGCCGGCGGGATCGACGTGGATCTCTGGGCGGACTCCGCGAAGCTGTGA
- a CDS encoding 4-(cytidine 5'-diphospho)-2-C-methyl-D-erythritol kinase, whose amino-acid sequence MAVSDRVHVRAPGKLNLFFEVGAAQDDGYHDVASAYQAVSLWEDVYAQPADGFTLSVSGSVDVSGVPADDRNLALRAARLIARRLDHEGGVHLDIVKHVPVAGGMGGGSADAAAALVACDALWGGDLGSAELHRMAARLGADVPFALMGGTAVGTGRGDQLSPALAKGRFDWVLVTVDGGLSTPDVYGRLDEMRRRPDIRPAPGSPAVEPGVLHALRAGDPVALAEHARNDLQVAALSLRPDLRDLLEDGESAGALTGMVSGSGPTVAFLADGPEAALDLQVTLSAAGHRALHVHGPVHGARIV is encoded by the coding sequence ATGGCCGTCTCCGATCGCGTGCACGTGCGCGCGCCGGGCAAGCTGAACCTCTTCTTCGAGGTGGGTGCGGCCCAGGATGACGGCTATCACGACGTCGCTTCCGCCTATCAGGCCGTGTCGCTCTGGGAGGACGTGTACGCCCAGCCCGCCGACGGCTTCACCCTCAGCGTCAGCGGCTCGGTCGACGTCTCGGGGGTGCCCGCCGACGACCGGAACCTCGCCCTGCGCGCGGCCCGCCTCATCGCGCGCCGGCTCGATCACGAGGGTGGCGTGCATCTCGACATCGTCAAGCACGTGCCGGTCGCCGGGGGGATGGGTGGCGGCTCGGCCGACGCCGCTGCCGCGCTCGTCGCGTGCGACGCGCTGTGGGGCGGTGATCTCGGCTCGGCCGAACTGCACCGCATGGCGGCACGTCTCGGCGCAGACGTGCCGTTCGCCCTCATGGGCGGCACGGCCGTCGGAACGGGTCGGGGCGATCAGCTCAGTCCTGCCCTCGCAAAGGGTCGCTTCGACTGGGTGCTCGTCACCGTCGACGGGGGATTGTCGACCCCGGATGTCTACGGTCGTCTCGACGAGATGCGGCGACGCCCCGACATCCGCCCCGCGCCCGGGTCGCCCGCCGTTGAGCCGGGCGTGCTCCACGCGCTTCGCGCGGGGGATCCGGTCGCGCTCGCCGAGCACGCTCGGAACGACCTGCAGGTCGCGGCTCTGAGCCTGCGCCCAGACCTTCGCGACCTGCTGGAGGACGGCGAGAGCGCGGGAGCGCTCACGGGGATGGTGTCGGGCTCCGGCCCGACCGTCGCCTTCCTCGCGGACGGGCCCGAGGCCGCGCTCGACCTGCAGGTGACGCTCTCGGCCGCCGGTCACCGCGCGCTTCATGTGCACGGTCCGGTGCACGGGGCCCGCATCGTCTGA
- a CDS encoding DUF427 domain-containing protein, which translates to MKARLHGSVIAEADESDLVRIEGNWYWPPVSVSDGVLAESPTAYTCPWKGAAQYYNVTAAGQTLDDGAWAYPDLRPGAVDRVGVDFAGYIAFDRGIEIS; encoded by the coding sequence ATGAAGGCACGACTGCACGGCTCGGTGATCGCCGAGGCCGACGAGAGCGACCTCGTCCGCATCGAAGGCAACTGGTACTGGCCGCCCGTCAGCGTCTCAGACGGTGTGCTTGCCGAGAGCCCCACCGCGTACACCTGCCCGTGGAAAGGCGCCGCGCAGTACTACAACGTGACCGCCGCGGGCCAGACGCTGGACGACGGCGCGTGGGCGTACCCGGATCTCCGCCCGGGCGCGGTGGACCGCGTCGGTGTCGACTTCGCCGGCTACATCGCCTTCGACCGGGGCATCGAGATCTCCTGA
- a CDS encoding ABC transporter ATP-binding protein codes for MADTTPAASADAPGGIDFRDVTKVFPDGTRAVGEFRLHVPPHKTTVLVGSSGSGKTTLLRMINRMVEPSSGSISIDGDDIADRDPVSLRRSIGYVMQNSGLMPHFTVLDNITTVPVLRGTPRRDARARALDLMDTVGLDRSMADRYPSQLSGGQQQRVGVARGLAAEPNILLMDEPFGAVDPIVRAELQEELLRLQREIGKTIVFVTHDIDEAFLLGDQVVILEKGAEVAQIGTPNEITENPASAFVESFIGADRGKRALHLKKTDRGTVVVDGEGRAQGALVEEGG; via the coding sequence ATGGCCGACACGACTCCCGCAGCCTCGGCGGATGCCCCCGGCGGCATCGACTTCCGCGACGTGACCAAGGTCTTTCCCGACGGCACGCGTGCGGTGGGGGAGTTCCGTCTCCACGTTCCTCCGCACAAGACCACGGTCCTGGTCGGTTCGTCGGGTTCCGGCAAGACCACGCTTCTGCGCATGATCAACAGGATGGTCGAGCCCTCTTCGGGCTCGATCTCGATCGACGGCGACGACATCGCCGATCGAGACCCGGTGTCCCTGCGCCGGAGCATCGGCTACGTGATGCAGAACTCGGGCCTGATGCCCCATTTCACCGTGCTCGACAACATCACCACGGTTCCCGTGCTGCGGGGAACCCCGCGACGTGACGCTCGTGCCCGGGCGCTCGACCTCATGGATACCGTCGGCCTGGACCGCTCGATGGCCGACCGCTACCCGAGTCAGCTGTCGGGCGGGCAGCAGCAGCGCGTGGGTGTGGCGCGCGGCCTGGCGGCCGAGCCCAACATCCTCCTGATGGACGAGCCCTTCGGCGCGGTCGACCCGATCGTGCGGGCGGAGCTGCAGGAGGAGCTCCTGCGGCTTCAGCGCGAGATCGGGAAGACGATCGTGTTCGTCACGCACGACATCGACGAGGCGTTCCTGCTGGGCGACCAGGTGGTGATCCTCGAGAAGGGCGCCGAGGTCGCGCAGATCGGCACGCCGAACGAGATCACCGAGAACCCCGCGAGCGCGTTCGTGGAGAGCTTCATCGGGGCAGACAGGGGCAAGCGTGCGCTCCATCTGAAGAAGACCGACCGCGGCACCGTCGTCGTCGACGGCGAGGGGCGCGCGCAGGGGGCGCTCGTCGAGGAAGGCGGGTGA